The following proteins are encoded in a genomic region of Saccharopolyspora antimicrobica:
- a CDS encoding MCE family protein, with amino-acid sequence MKRLVLASVLLTTSCGLSLQNASIGTGGSGYQVTAVFSDVGRLPMGGAVRLGQAVVGSVSDISTENFRALVELDIEPGVRLPVGTTARLELASPLGEEFVVLQPPPAPTGPELTDGSVIPLEQTSRGPDVENALAAASTLLNGAGLDQARTVITELNTALSGREQQVRDLLGDLERTLASLDERRGELTRLIDSVHATSQHLADNQATLDAALTQVRPAIDVLLAERERFTTLLDSTAALSAATASLVEHTDESLTTQVEKFRPVLADLRSLDGGLATTVDSMRRFFALIQQAAPGDYVLFNGTLDVPGTVVQLLAPGAPMPPPAAGGVDSILRGGTR; translated from the coding sequence GTGAAACGCCTCGTGCTCGCCTCGGTGCTGCTGACCACGTCCTGCGGGCTCAGCCTGCAGAACGCGTCCATCGGAACCGGTGGCTCGGGCTACCAGGTCACCGCGGTGTTCAGCGACGTCGGCCGGCTGCCGATGGGCGGGGCGGTGCGGCTGGGCCAGGCCGTGGTGGGCAGCGTGTCGGACATCAGCACCGAGAACTTCCGCGCGCTCGTAGAGCTCGACATCGAACCCGGGGTGCGGCTGCCGGTCGGCACGACCGCGCGCCTCGAACTCGCCTCACCGCTGGGCGAGGAGTTCGTCGTCCTGCAACCACCGCCCGCGCCGACCGGGCCCGAGCTCACCGACGGCTCGGTGATCCCGCTCGAACAGACCTCCCGCGGCCCGGACGTGGAGAACGCGCTCGCCGCGGCCAGCACCCTGCTCAACGGCGCGGGCCTCGACCAGGCGAGGACCGTGATCACCGAGCTCAACACCGCGCTCAGCGGCCGCGAGCAGCAGGTCCGGGACCTGCTGGGCGATCTGGAGCGAACCCTGGCTTCCCTGGACGAGCGCCGAGGAGAACTCACCCGGCTCATCGACTCGGTGCACGCGACCTCGCAGCACCTCGCCGACAACCAGGCCACGCTGGATGCCGCCCTGACCCAGGTGCGGCCCGCGATCGACGTGCTGCTGGCCGAACGCGAGCGCTTCACGACGCTGCTGGACAGCACCGCCGCGCTGAGCGCCGCCACCGCATCACTCGTGGAGCACACCGACGAGTCGCTGACCACGCAGGTCGAGAAGTTCCGCCCGGTGCTGGCCGACCTGCGCTCGCTCGACGGCGGGCTGGCGACCACGGTGGACTCGATGCGCCGCTTCTTCGCGCTGATCCAGCAGGCCGCTCCCGGCGACTACGTGCTGTTCAACGGGACGCTCGACGTGCCGGGAACCGTGGTGCAGCTGCTCGCTCCCGGCGCACCGATGCCACCACCCGCCGCGGGCGGTGTCGACTCGATCCTGCGCGGAGGAACCCGATGA
- a CDS encoding MCE family protein produces MSRKPLIVCCVLAVLVTGAWFTLLAPRPQLRVAADFTFADGIFPGSRVAILGVAVGRVESVEPQGATVRVRMSMPADTALPADARAYIMSPAIISDRYVELGPAHTGGPRLADGALIPVHRTRSPIRFDQLAASLDSLLAAFGPSGGDPGVLDGLLRSSAAALDGRGPQLRDAITELSRASEVLAAGSGDLGAVVDDLDQLVQLLLQHRDAVDSLAASTAQAGADFQAQQGEIGDVLTKLSDVLLAVDELVRGHGEQLDGDLEQLSRFAGTLADRQRELAETLDTMPLTMDNFTRAITPDQRLRLRLNLSTNLSQFDTTARLCRELPLPLCTGAGITNPVPFPPDLEPLRAVLGGGR; encoded by the coding sequence ATGAGCCGGAAGCCGCTGATCGTCTGCTGCGTGCTGGCCGTCCTGGTCACCGGTGCCTGGTTCACCTTGCTGGCGCCGCGCCCGCAGCTGCGCGTGGCCGCCGATTTCACCTTCGCCGACGGCATCTTCCCCGGCAGCCGGGTCGCGATCCTCGGCGTGGCGGTGGGCCGGGTGGAATCCGTCGAGCCGCAGGGCGCGACGGTGCGGGTGCGGATGAGCATGCCGGCCGACACCGCGCTGCCCGCCGACGCTCGTGCCTACATCATGAGCCCGGCGATCATCAGCGACCGCTACGTCGAGCTCGGACCGGCGCACACCGGCGGCCCGCGGCTGGCCGATGGCGCGCTGATCCCGGTGCACCGCACCCGTTCCCCCATCCGGTTCGACCAGCTGGCCGCGTCGCTGGACTCGCTGCTGGCCGCCTTCGGCCCCTCCGGAGGTGACCCCGGCGTGCTCGACGGGCTGCTGCGCAGCAGCGCGGCCGCGCTCGACGGCCGCGGCCCGCAGCTCCGCGATGCGATCACCGAGCTGTCGCGGGCCAGCGAGGTGCTGGCCGCGGGCAGCGGCGACCTCGGCGCGGTGGTGGACGACCTCGACCAGCTGGTCCAGCTGCTCCTGCAGCACCGCGACGCGGTCGACTCGCTGGCCGCCTCCACCGCCCAGGCCGGCGCGGATTTCCAGGCGCAGCAAGGGGAGATCGGCGACGTCCTCACGAAGCTGTCCGATGTGCTGCTCGCCGTCGACGAGCTCGTGCGCGGCCACGGCGAGCAGCTCGACGGCGATCTGGAGCAGCTGAGCCGGTTCGCGGGCACCCTGGCGGACCGGCAGCGGGAGCTGGCCGAAACGCTGGACACGATGCCGCTGACGATGGACAACTTCACCCGTGCCATCACCCCGGACCAGCGGTTGCGGCTGCGGCTGAACCTCTCCACCAACCTCAGCCAGTTCGACACCACCGCCCGCTTGTGCCGCGAGTTGCCGCTGCCGCTGTGCACCGGGGCGGGCATCACCAACCCGGTGCCGTTCCCGCCCGATCTGGAACCGCTGCGCGCGGTGCTGGGAGGCGGCCGGTGA
- a CDS encoding MCE family protein yields the protein MRRVLVNGAIGAVVVLLVLAASVAAPRVLFALRTDEYDAEFGNAAGLTEGTQVMLAGVPSGRVTGVALAGDRVRVSFRLDSGHVLGGSTTAAIKLRTVLGTRYLSVDSAGPGRLSPGATIPLSRTSVPYGLDELQSDAKSTAEGLDLPQLRRMIGTLQEVTPQDPELLGDALNGVATASAVIGERGAQLQELLRSTRTLTTTLIEQQDTLVALLGDAQLVVDTLQQRRTVVRRLITDVHTVVGHLHRLVVDNRDVLDPLLADLHALTDSLARNDQAIGESLRRLGPAGRYLANATGNGPWADVSAPLGPVPDNVLCAAGLFEGCR from the coding sequence ATGAGGAGAGTCCTGGTCAACGGGGCGATCGGTGCGGTCGTGGTGCTGCTGGTGCTGGCCGCGTCGGTGGCCGCGCCCAGGGTGCTGTTCGCGCTGCGCACCGACGAGTACGACGCCGAGTTCGGCAACGCCGCCGGGCTCACCGAGGGCACCCAGGTCATGCTGGCCGGAGTGCCTTCGGGCCGGGTGACCGGCGTGGCGCTGGCCGGGGACCGGGTGCGCGTCTCGTTCCGGCTGGACAGCGGACACGTCCTCGGTGGCAGCACCACCGCCGCGATCAAGCTCCGCACGGTGCTCGGAACCCGGTACCTGAGCGTGGATTCCGCCGGCCCGGGCCGGCTCTCCCCCGGCGCGACGATCCCGCTGAGCCGGACTTCGGTGCCCTACGGCCTCGACGAGCTCCAGTCCGACGCGAAGTCCACCGCCGAAGGCCTCGACCTGCCGCAGCTGCGCCGCATGATCGGAACCCTGCAGGAGGTGACGCCGCAGGATCCCGAGCTGCTCGGCGACGCGCTCAACGGCGTGGCCACGGCTTCGGCGGTCATCGGCGAGCGCGGTGCGCAACTGCAGGAACTGCTGCGCAGCACGCGAACCCTGACCACGACGCTCATCGAGCAGCAGGACACCCTGGTGGCGCTGCTGGGCGATGCGCAGCTGGTCGTCGACACGCTGCAGCAGCGCCGGACCGTGGTCCGCAGGCTGATCACCGACGTGCACACCGTCGTCGGCCACCTGCACCGGCTGGTCGTGGACAACCGCGACGTCCTGGATCCGCTGCTGGCGGACCTGCACGCGCTCACCGACTCGCTGGCGCGCAACGACCAGGCCATCGGCGAGAGCCTGCGGCGGCTCGGACCGGCCGGCCGGTACCTGGCCAACGCCACCGGGAACGGGCCGTGGGCCGACGTCTCGGCGCCGCTGGGACCGGTGCCGGACAACGTCCTCTGCGCGGCCGGGCTGTTCGAGGGGTGCCGATGA
- a CDS encoding MCE family protein, producing MSPAFRFAVFVVVSLLCGVVVVNTLTNPLTGRTVPYRAVFTDVAGLQPGSDVTVAGVRVGTVTAVAARDGFAEVDFEVRAEQPVPATGLVVVRYADLTGARSLALTPGQGGPPLPPGATIPAERTRPALDLTVLLNGFKPLFDALEPAQVNQLAREIVAVFQGEGGTVTALLTRIVSLTGTLAARDEVLGEVIDNLNTVLATVQQRRDDLRVLVDGLGRLAAETAAARESIAAAIDSGAEVAGSLARLLDGLGPQLSRDVRSVQEITAMLVRNQARIDGAVQEMPVFLNTLDRTTSYGSWVNVYLCNLSIAVDDVQVDLGAGPHTEVCR from the coding sequence GTGAGCCCCGCATTCCGGTTCGCCGTCTTCGTCGTCGTGTCGCTGTTGTGCGGTGTCGTAGTGGTCAACACGCTGACGAATCCGCTGACCGGCCGGACGGTGCCCTACCGCGCGGTGTTCACCGACGTGGCGGGCCTGCAGCCGGGCAGCGACGTCACCGTCGCCGGGGTGCGGGTCGGCACGGTGACCGCGGTCGCCGCGCGCGACGGGTTCGCCGAAGTGGACTTCGAAGTCCGCGCCGAGCAGCCCGTCCCGGCCACCGGGCTCGTCGTGGTCCGCTACGCCGACCTCACCGGTGCCCGCTCGCTGGCGCTGACCCCGGGCCAGGGCGGCCCGCCGCTGCCGCCGGGCGCGACGATCCCGGCCGAGCGCACCCGCCCGGCGCTGGACCTGACCGTGCTGCTCAACGGGTTCAAACCGCTTTTCGACGCGCTGGAGCCCGCGCAGGTCAACCAGTTGGCGCGCGAGATCGTCGCGGTCTTCCAGGGCGAGGGCGGCACCGTGACCGCGCTGCTGACGCGGATCGTGTCGCTGACCGGCACGCTGGCCGCCCGCGACGAGGTCCTCGGCGAGGTGATCGACAACCTCAACACCGTGCTGGCAACGGTGCAGCAGCGGCGCGATGACCTGCGCGTGCTCGTCGACGGGCTCGGGCGCCTGGCCGCGGAGACCGCGGCCGCCCGGGAGTCGATCGCCGCGGCCATCGACAGCGGCGCGGAGGTCGCGGGCTCGCTGGCGCGGTTGCTCGACGGCCTCGGGCCGCAGCTGTCCCGCGACGTGCGCTCGGTGCAGGAGATCACCGCAATGCTGGTGCGCAACCAGGCGCGGATCGACGGTGCCGTGCAGGAGATGCCGGTCTTCCTGAACACCCTCGACCGCACGACGAGCTACGGGTCCTGGGTCAACGTCTACCTCTGCAACCTGAGCATCGCCGTCGACGACGTCCAGGTGGATCTCGGGGCGGGCCCGCACACGGAGGTGTGCCGATGA
- a CDS encoding MCE family protein: MTEHARRTLAARGAVGLVLLFLVAVLVVLGGAGALRAKPEVTTVLPAAAGLVRPETPVQYRGVRVGRLAAVEPGLSGSRLTLRMEPGSFADIPGDVRVRLMPRTVFGDQYLDLLAPEASNGTALAPGAQLAADDSRPTMQLYHSYSRLYELVDSLRPAQLQVSLAALAEALRGRGERLGELLDNASQLASDPPLTGEDLTDLAALADDIAAAAPDAVRALDDAVALSGTIVRREQDIGDLLGAGLAFTDQSRRFVDANSQRIIRLVRSTDPVAGVLGRHPGAVRESVDGLNAFLDGANRSLSTGFFKIRMSATLHRPYPYGPEDCPRYPGMSGPNCGDARGPIGPVGSPQERDALHRLAPLLPGQPPATDSLGLLLGPLVRGTEVVTP; this comes from the coding sequence ATGACCGAGCACGCGCGCCGGACGCTCGCCGCCCGAGGGGCGGTGGGGCTGGTCCTGCTGTTCCTGGTGGCGGTGCTGGTGGTTCTCGGTGGCGCGGGCGCGCTGCGCGCGAAACCCGAAGTCACGACGGTGCTTCCGGCCGCCGCCGGGTTGGTGCGGCCGGAAACGCCCGTCCAGTACCGCGGAGTGCGCGTCGGCCGGCTGGCGGCCGTCGAGCCCGGGCTGTCCGGCTCCCGGCTGACGTTGCGGATGGAGCCCGGCAGCTTCGCCGACATCCCCGGCGACGTCCGGGTCCGGCTGATGCCGCGCACCGTCTTCGGCGACCAGTACCTCGACCTGCTCGCTCCGGAAGCCTCCAACGGCACAGCGCTGGCTCCCGGCGCGCAGCTCGCCGCCGACGACTCGCGGCCGACCATGCAGCTCTACCACTCCTACAGCCGCCTCTACGAGCTGGTCGACTCGCTGCGACCGGCGCAGCTGCAGGTCTCGCTCGCCGCACTCGCCGAGGCGCTGCGCGGGCGGGGCGAGCGGCTGGGAGAACTGCTCGACAATGCCTCCCAGCTGGCCTCGGACCCACCGCTGACCGGCGAAGACCTCACCGATCTCGCCGCACTCGCCGACGACATCGCCGCAGCCGCACCGGATGCGGTGCGCGCGCTGGACGACGCCGTCGCGCTGTCGGGCACCATCGTGCGGCGCGAGCAGGACATCGGCGATCTGCTCGGGGCCGGGCTGGCGTTCACCGATCAGTCGCGGCGGTTCGTCGATGCGAACTCGCAGCGGATCATCCGCCTCGTGCGCTCCACCGACCCGGTCGCCGGCGTGCTGGGACGCCATCCGGGCGCGGTGCGCGAGAGCGTGGACGGCCTGAACGCCTTCCTCGACGGTGCGAACCGCTCGCTGTCCACCGGCTTCTTCAAGATCCGCATGTCCGCGACGCTGCACCGGCCCTATCCCTACGGCCCCGAGGACTGCCCTCGCTATCCCGGGATGTCCGGGCCGAACTGCGGCGATGCGCGCGGTCCGATCGGTCCGGTGGGCAGTCCGCAGGAGCGCGACGCGCTGCACCGGCTCGCACCGCTGCTGCCCGGGCAGCCGCCCGCCACCGATTCGCTGGGTCTGCTGCTGGGCCCGCTGGTGCGCGGAACGGAGGTCGTAACGCCGTGA
- a CDS encoding MlaE family ABC transporter permease: MAAPRRRSAVDLLAAAGLHFTCYLKAIAAIPHVLARYRRDVARLVGEISLGSASLLAGGGTIGVVFAMSFVSSTQVGLEGYRGLDLLGLSPMTGLAAAVVNTREIAPLVASIALAAKVGTGFTAQLGAMRISEEIDALEAMSVRSLPYLVSTRMMAAFLSVVPLYLVGLFASYLATGIAVVQLVGVSEGTYNYYFRLVLTADDVFFSLVKAVAFAIVVTLVHCAHGYYASGGPEGVGKAAGRALRTSIVTITVADVLLSIAFWGVRPTLPALGI, from the coding sequence ATGGCGGCCCCGCGGCGCAGGTCCGCGGTCGACCTGCTGGCCGCCGCGGGCTTGCACTTCACCTGCTACCTCAAGGCGATCGCGGCCATCCCGCACGTGCTGGCCCGCTACCGGCGCGACGTCGCCCGGCTGGTCGGCGAGATCAGCCTCGGCTCGGCCTCGCTGCTGGCAGGCGGCGGCACGATCGGCGTGGTGTTCGCGATGTCGTTCGTCTCCAGCACCCAGGTCGGTCTGGAGGGCTACCGGGGGCTGGACCTGCTCGGGCTCTCGCCGATGACCGGGCTGGCCGCCGCCGTGGTGAACACCCGCGAGATCGCGCCCCTGGTGGCCAGCATCGCGCTCGCCGCCAAGGTCGGCACCGGGTTCACCGCGCAGCTGGGCGCGATGCGCATCTCCGAGGAGATCGACGCGCTGGAGGCGATGTCGGTGCGTTCGCTGCCGTACCTGGTCAGCACCCGGATGATGGCGGCGTTCCTGTCGGTCGTCCCGCTGTACCTGGTGGGGCTGTTCGCCTCCTACCTGGCCACCGGGATCGCGGTGGTACAGCTGGTCGGCGTCTCCGAAGGCACCTACAACTACTACTTCCGGCTCGTGCTCACCGCCGACGACGTGTTCTTCTCGCTGGTCAAGGCCGTGGCGTTCGCGATCGTGGTGACGCTGGTGCACTGCGCACACGGCTACTACGCCAGCGGCGGCCCGGAAGGCGTCGGCAAGGCCGCCGGTCGTGCACTGCGCACCAGCATCGTGACGATCACCGTCGCCGACGTCCTGCTGAGCATCGCCTTCTGGGGCGTGCGACCGACGTTGCCCGCACTGGGGATATGA
- a CDS encoding ABC transporter permease, with the protein MHRGLPTTRGPIADALLQAGLLLDFAVRTAGAAFRCARRARFNFAEFLRQAVFLASVTTLPALLVTIPLGVVVALNVGSLAGQLGAQGYGGAVVAFVIVGQAAPLICALMISGVGGSAMCADLGARKIRDEVDALEVMGLPVVERLVVPRVVAAMVVNALLACIVLLVGITTTFLFQVLVLGDAPGAFLRTLTQFSRVPDFVVALLKAAVFAVLAALVSCFKGLTARGGPGGVANAVNEAVVISFILVFIANAVITELYPLLVPAKGEY; encoded by the coding sequence ATGCACCGGGGATTGCCCACCACTCGCGGTCCGATCGCCGACGCGCTGCTGCAGGCCGGCCTGCTCCTGGACTTCGCGGTGCGCACCGCGGGAGCCGCCTTCCGGTGCGCGCGCCGGGCCCGGTTCAACTTCGCCGAATTCCTGCGGCAGGCCGTGTTCCTGGCCTCGGTCACCACCCTTCCGGCGCTGCTGGTGACGATTCCGCTGGGAGTCGTCGTGGCCCTCAACGTCGGCTCGCTGGCCGGTCAGCTGGGCGCGCAGGGCTACGGCGGCGCGGTGGTTGCCTTCGTGATCGTCGGCCAGGCCGCGCCGCTGATCTGCGCGCTGATGATCTCCGGCGTGGGCGGCTCGGCGATGTGCGCGGACCTGGGCGCGCGCAAGATCCGCGACGAGGTCGACGCCCTGGAGGTGATGGGGCTGCCGGTGGTGGAACGGCTGGTGGTGCCCAGGGTGGTGGCCGCGATGGTGGTCAACGCGCTGCTGGCGTGCATCGTGCTGCTGGTCGGCATCACCACGACGTTCCTGTTCCAGGTCCTGGTGCTCGGCGACGCGCCGGGAGCGTTCCTGCGCACCCTGACGCAGTTCTCCCGGGTGCCGGACTTCGTCGTGGCGCTGCTGAAGGCCGCGGTGTTCGCGGTGCTGGCTGCGCTGGTGTCCTGTTTCAAGGGCCTGACCGCCAGGGGCGGGCCGGGCGGGGTGGCCAACGCCGTCAACGAGGCCGTGGTGATCTCGTTCATCCTGGTCTTCATCGCCAACGCGGTCATCACCGAGCTCTACCCGCTGCTGGTGCCCGCGAAGGGCGAGTACTGA
- the hpnC gene encoding squalene synthase HpnC, whose protein sequence is MVLSLPGGTMSGEESGHPNSVARSGDFPRSAAVLARMRSENFPVASRILPHGLRRHLHALYGFFRLVDFAGDEAPGNRDALLDFLEVDLRRAYQDSARIPILRALTTTVAECAIPHDVLVKLIEANRQDQQVRRYRTFDDLLDYCALSANPVGEAVLHVFGRAEPPLVALSDRICSALQILEHCQDIAEDYRQDRVYLPTDDMRRFGCQEPDLVAVRAPTRLRGLIKFEVDRARRMLEDGAPLVGCLSGTARVAVAGYLAGGRATAAAFAGADHDPLGRDVRPSRARTFVEWGRLYVLGGAR, encoded by the coding sequence ATGGTCCTGTCGTTGCCTGGCGGCACGATGTCCGGGGAGGAATCCGGCCACCCGAACAGCGTCGCACGTTCGGGTGATTTTCCGCGCAGTGCTGCGGTGCTTGCGCGGATGCGCTCGGAGAACTTCCCGGTCGCGTCCCGGATCCTGCCGCACGGCCTGCGACGGCACCTGCACGCGCTCTACGGGTTCTTCCGGCTCGTCGACTTCGCCGGGGACGAGGCGCCGGGCAACCGCGACGCGCTGCTGGACTTCCTGGAGGTCGATCTCCGCCGCGCCTACCAGGACTCGGCCCGCATTCCGATCCTGCGCGCCCTGACCACCACGGTTGCCGAGTGTGCCATCCCCCACGACGTGCTGGTCAAGTTGATCGAGGCCAACCGCCAGGACCAGCAGGTGCGCCGCTACCGGACCTTCGACGACCTGCTCGACTACTGCGCGTTGTCGGCCAACCCGGTCGGCGAAGCGGTGCTGCACGTCTTCGGCCGGGCCGAGCCGCCGCTGGTGGCGCTGTCCGACCGGATCTGCAGCGCGCTGCAGATCCTGGAGCACTGCCAGGACATCGCCGAGGACTACCGCCAGGACCGGGTGTACCTGCCGACCGACGACATGCGGCGGTTCGGCTGCCAGGAGCCGGACCTGGTCGCGGTGCGCGCCCCGACCCGGCTGCGCGGCCTGATCAAGTTCGAGGTGGACCGCGCGCGGCGGATGCTCGAAGACGGTGCGCCCCTGGTCGGCTGCTTGTCCGGCACCGCCCGCGTCGCGGTCGCCGGGTACCTGGCCGGTGGCCGGGCGACGGCGGCGGCCTTCGCCGGGGCCGACCACGACCCGCTGGGGCGCGACGTCCGGCCGAGCCGGGCGCGCACGTTCGTCGAATGGGGGCGGTTGTACGTGTTGGGAGGGGCGCGGTGA
- the hpnD gene encoding presqualene diphosphate synthase HpnD: MGAVVRVGRGAVTESTRVHDAYLECERITREQARNFSYGIRLLPGPKRRALSAVYAFARRVDDIGDGQLPSEEKLRLLALAREDVHATSTDSVDPVLVALADAAERLQVPLGPFDELIDGCEADVRGARYRTFDELLHYCRCVAGSIGRLSLSVFGVLDHVTGERRADALGVALQLTNILRDVREDHLDGRVYLPDEDLVRFGVRLEPGDGRTEDEQRWASLIRFQAARAEQWYDDGLRLLPMLDRRSRACCASMAGIYHELLARIAADPGAALSHRTSLSGWRKAGVAARSLAGMAP, translated from the coding sequence ATGGGGGCGGTTGTACGTGTTGGGAGGGGCGCGGTGACCGAATCGACGCGAGTCCATGACGCCTATCTGGAGTGCGAGCGGATCACGCGGGAGCAGGCGCGGAACTTCTCCTACGGGATCCGCCTGCTGCCCGGTCCGAAGCGGCGGGCGCTGTCGGCGGTCTACGCGTTCGCCCGCCGCGTCGACGATATCGGCGACGGGCAGCTGCCCAGCGAGGAGAAGCTGCGCCTGCTCGCGCTGGCGCGCGAGGACGTCCACGCGACCAGCACCGATTCAGTGGATCCGGTGCTGGTCGCGCTCGCCGACGCGGCCGAACGCCTCCAGGTGCCGCTGGGGCCGTTCGACGAGCTGATCGACGGCTGCGAGGCCGATGTGCGCGGTGCGCGGTACCGGACGTTCGACGAACTGCTGCACTACTGCCGGTGCGTGGCCGGATCGATCGGACGCCTGTCGCTGAGCGTCTTCGGCGTCCTCGACCACGTCACGGGCGAACGCCGCGCCGACGCGCTCGGCGTCGCCCTGCAGCTGACCAACATCCTGCGCGACGTCCGCGAGGACCACCTCGACGGGCGCGTGTACCTGCCGGACGAGGACCTGGTGCGCTTCGGGGTCCGGCTGGAACCGGGCGACGGGCGGACCGAGGACGAGCAGCGGTGGGCATCGCTGATCCGCTTCCAGGCCGCGCGTGCCGAGCAGTGGTACGACGACGGGCTGCGCCTGCTGCCCATGCTCGACCGGCGCAGCCGTGCGTGCTGCGCGTCGATGGCCGGGATCTACCACGAGCTGCTCGCGCGCATCGCCGCCGACCCGGGCGCTGCCCTGAGCCACCGGACCTCGCTGTCTGGCTGGCGCAAGGCGGGCGTCGCGGCGCGGTCGCTGGCGGGGATGGCGCCGTGA